Proteins co-encoded in one Candidatus Blochmannia sp. SNP genomic window:
- the dxs gene encoding 1-deoxy-D-xylulose-5-phosphate synthase: MNCSLDKYSVLGLINSPKELRRLSEDNLVKLCNELRQFLLASVSRSSGHFASGLGTIELTVALHYIYNTPFDYLIWDVGHQAYPHKILTGRRELIFSIRNRNGLHPFPCRDESEYDVLSVGHSSTSISAGLGLAIAAEREMLGRRTVCVIGDGAITAGMAFEAMNHAGSIKSDLLVILNDNEMSISKNVGALNNHYAHIFSKKIYSDLKSGNSNIFLDGFITKKLIEDTDNKIRNFSTSNSLFSQLGFNYIGPINGHNVLELVHTLRNIRNMKGPQFLHVITKKGFGYKPAEKDPIKWHAVPKFDLKIGSLPIENTKHITYSEIFGDWLCQVAAHDNKVIGITPAMREGSGMNMFSRKYPKQYFDVAIAEQHAVTFAAGLAIAGYKPVVAIYSTFLQRAYDQVIHDVAIQNLPVLFAVDRGGIVGADGQTHQGAFDLSYLRCIPNMIIMAPSDAYECKLMLYTGYRYQYGPSVVRYPKGYAVPANSNAKKLYILPLSKGVIRRQGNYIAILNFGTLLRSAYNVACELDATLVDMRFIKPLDEILIKTLAKNHQFLITLEENTIIGGAGSGVNEFIMQNKLSIPVLNIGLPDFFIPQGSQSEILSELGLDSIGIYKKIMTWIY, from the coding sequence ATGAACTGCAGCTTAGATAAATACTCTGTGTTAGGTTTAATCAACTCTCCAAAAGAGTTACGACGATTATCTGAAGATAATTTAGTGAAATTATGTAATGAATTACGCCAATTTCTTTTAGCTAGTGTTAGTAGATCTAGTGGACATTTTGCATCTGGATTGGGAACTATAGAACTTACTGTAGCATTACATTATATATATAATACCCCATTTGATTATTTAATTTGGGATGTTGGACATCAAGCATATCCACATAAGATTCTGACAGGTCGTCGTGAGCTTATTTTTAGCATTAGAAATCGAAATGGATTACATCCATTTCCTTGTCGTGATGAAAGCGAATATGATGTGCTATCGGTAGGACATTCTTCTACTTCTATTAGCGCAGGATTAGGATTAGCAATCGCTGCAGAGCGTGAAATGCTAGGACGTCGTACAGTATGTGTTATAGGAGATGGAGCAATAACTGCTGGTATGGCTTTTGAAGCAATGAATCATGCTGGATCTATAAAATCTGATTTGTTAGTCATATTAAATGATAATGAAATGTCTATTTCAAAAAACGTGGGAGCATTGAACAATCATTATGCTCATATTTTTTCAAAAAAAATATATTCTGATTTAAAATCAGGCAATAGTAACATATTCCTTGATGGTTTTATAACTAAAAAATTAATTGAAGATACAGATAATAAAATCAGGAATTTTAGTACGTCGAATTCATTATTTTCACAACTTGGTTTCAATTATATTGGACCTATTAATGGGCATAATGTATTAGAATTAGTACATACTTTAAGAAATATACGTAATATGAAAGGACCTCAATTTCTACATGTTATTACTAAAAAAGGTTTTGGATATAAACCTGCAGAAAAAGATCCTATCAAATGGCACGCAGTGCCAAAGTTTGATCTTAAAATCGGATCATTACCTATAGAAAATACTAAACATATAACTTATTCTGAAATTTTCGGTGATTGGTTATGTCAAGTTGCAGCTCATGATAATAAAGTTATAGGGATTACACCTGCTATGCGAGAAGGTTCTGGAATGAATATGTTTTCTCGGAAATATCCAAAACAGTATTTTGATGTTGCGATTGCTGAGCAGCATGCCGTAACATTTGCTGCTGGTTTAGCTATAGCAGGATATAAACCAGTTGTTGCTATTTATTCAACATTTTTACAACGTGCATATGATCAAGTAATTCACGATGTGGCCATTCAAAACTTACCCGTTTTATTTGCTGTTGACCGAGGAGGTATTGTTGGAGCAGATGGACAAACTCATCAAGGTGCGTTTGATTTATCGTACTTACGTTGTATTCCGAATATGATAATTATGGCTCCAAGTGACGCTTATGAATGCAAACTAATGTTATACACAGGATATCGTTATCAATATGGGCCTAGTGTTGTGCGTTATCCTAAAGGATATGCTGTTCCCGCTAATTCCAATGCGAAAAAATTATATATTCTTCCATTAAGTAAAGGCGTAATACGTCGTCAAGGAAATTATATTGCTATTCTTAATTTTGGAACTTTATTGCGGTCGGCTTATAATGTTGCATGTGAATTGGATGCGACATTAGTAGATATGAGATTTATTAAGCCATTAGATGAAATATTGATAAAAACCCTTGCTAAAAATCATCAATTTCTAATAACTTTAGAAGAAAATACAATAATAGGTGGAGCAGGCAGCGGTGTAAACGAGTTTATTATGCAGAATAAATTATCGATCCCGGTTTTAAATATTGGTTTACCTGATTTTTTTATCCCTCAAGGTTCGCAATCAGAAATTTTATCTGAGCTTGGATTAGATAGTATAGGAATTTATAAAAAAATTATGACATGGATATATTAA
- the ispA gene encoding (2E,6E)-farnesyl diphosphate synthase: protein MLMLDFVNELHDSHKQVDDAIEHYLVMFLNRDISFLEQAIRYSVLLGGKRLRPFLVYQAGKLFGIKSSKLNAPAAAIECMHAYSLIHDDLPVMDNDKLRRGYPTCHVKFGEAIAILAGDALHTLAFTILSEAHMPTITDQDRLKMIATLASASGANGMCLGQSLDLINKNNKNISATQLETIYQYKTGSLIRAAVRIGALSAGNKSHDALAPLDHYATTIGLAFQIRDDIIDASLNTHNNKKKGRAQSIQSKHDNSNTYSKVLGLNAARSKAEELYCESLASLKYVAKLGYNTSTLSAFSRYIIKRSD from the coding sequence ATGCTTATGCTTGATTTTGTTAATGAGTTGCATGATAGCCATAAACAAGTAGATGATGCTATTGAACACTATCTAGTTATGTTTCTTAACCGGGATATATCTTTTCTTGAGCAAGCAATACGTTATAGTGTTTTATTGGGTGGAAAACGGTTACGTCCTTTTTTAGTTTATCAAGCAGGAAAATTATTTGGTATTAAATCGTCAAAGCTTAATGCTCCAGCAGCAGCTATCGAATGTATGCATGCTTATTCTTTAATTCATGATGATCTACCTGTTATGGATAATGATAAATTACGAAGAGGATATCCGACGTGTCATGTTAAATTTGGCGAAGCTATTGCTATTTTAGCAGGTGATGCTCTACATACATTAGCTTTTACTATTCTTTCAGAAGCACATATGCCAACAATTACAGACCAAGATCGTTTAAAAATGATTGCCACATTAGCTTCTGCTAGCGGCGCTAACGGAATGTGTTTGGGCCAGTCTTTAGATTTAATTAATAAAAATAATAAAAATATATCAGCTACACAATTAGAAACTATATACCAATACAAAACGGGGTCGTTAATTCGCGCGGCAGTTCGCATTGGAGCTTTATCAGCAGGCAATAAAAGTCATGATGCATTAGCGCCTTTAGATCATTATGCTACAACTATAGGTTTAGCTTTTCAAATACGAGATGATATTATAGATGCTTCGTTGAATACGCATAATAACAAAAAAAAAGGTCGAGCACAAAGTATACAATCTAAACATGATAACTCAAATACTTATTCAAAAGTACTTGGGTTAAATGCAGCTCGATCTAAAGCTGAAGAATTATATTGTGAATCATTAGCATCTTTAAAATATGTTGCTAAATTAGGTTATAACACTAGTACTTTGTCAGCATTTTCACGTTATATCATTAAACGTAGCGATTAA